In Chromatiaceae bacterium, a single genomic region encodes these proteins:
- the fliG gene encoding flagellar motor switch protein FliG, which yields MDANSDAQVVKNLTGLQRSALLMLGLGEKHAAEILRHMGPKEVQEIGLAMASLTHVTNSQMELVMQNFVEAIGEQTSLGMGSDEYIRNMLTSALGADKASGIIDRILLGRNSKGLEQLKWMDPRAIAELIRLEHPQIISIVMSFLDPDQAAGVLSEFPERVRTDVIMRVAALEGIQPVALQELDEILEKQFSGGANVKSSALGGVKKAADILNFVDGAIESKVIEQISEADEELSQQIQDNMFVFENLIDVDDRGMQTLLREVSSDQLLLALRGAPEALREKIFKNMSSRAAEMLKDDLEAAAPAKISDVEAAQKEILTVARRLSDAGEINLGGSGGDEFI from the coding sequence ATGGATGCGAACTCCGACGCACAAGTCGTCAAGAATCTGACCGGGCTGCAGCGCTCGGCCCTGCTGATGCTCGGTCTCGGCGAGAAGCACGCCGCCGAGATCCTGCGTCACATGGGACCCAAGGAAGTCCAGGAGATCGGACTGGCGATGGCCAGCCTGACGCACGTCACGAATTCGCAGATGGAACTGGTGATGCAGAATTTCGTCGAGGCGATCGGCGAACAGACCTCGCTCGGGATGGGTTCCGACGAGTACATACGCAATATGCTGACCTCCGCGCTCGGCGCCGACAAGGCCAGCGGCATCATCGACCGCATCCTGCTCGGGCGCAACAGCAAGGGCCTGGAGCAGCTCAAATGGATGGATCCCCGGGCGATCGCCGAACTGATCCGCCTCGAGCATCCGCAGATCATCTCGATCGTGATGTCGTTCCTCGACCCCGATCAGGCTGCCGGCGTGCTCAGCGAATTCCCCGAACGGGTGCGTACCGACGTGATCATGCGCGTCGCGGCGCTCGAGGGGATTCAGCCGGTTGCGTTGCAGGAACTCGACGAGATTCTGGAGAAACAGTTCTCGGGCGGCGCGAACGTGAAATCGTCGGCGCTCGGCGGTGTCAAGAAAGCGGCGGATATCCTGAACTTCGTCGACGGTGCAATCGAGAGCAAGGTGATCGAGCAGATCAGCGAGGCCGACGAGGAGCTGTCGCAACAGATCCAGGACAACATGTTCGTGTTCGAAAACCTGATCGACGTCGACGATCGCGGCATGCAGACGCTGTTGCGCGAGGTCTCATCCGACCAGTTGCTGCTGGCACTGCGCGGTGCGCCCGAGGCGCTGCGTGAAAAGATCTTCAAAAACATGTCGTCGCGCGCCGCCGAGATGCTCAAGGACGACCTCGAGGCCGCGGCGCCGGCCAAGATCAGCGACGTCGAGGCGGCGCAGAAGGAGATTCTCACCGTCGCGCGGCGGTTGTCCGATGCCGGCGAGATCAATCTCGGTGGCAGCGGTGGCGACGAGTTCATCTGA